The Symphalangus syndactylus isolate Jambi chromosome 23, NHGRI_mSymSyn1-v2.1_pri, whole genome shotgun sequence genome has a window encoding:
- the LOC129472868 gene encoding HLA class II histocompatibility antigen, DR beta 3 chain isoform X1 — protein sequence MVCLRLPGGSCVVALTVTLMVLSSPLALAGDTQSRFLEQAKSECHFFNGTERVRYLDRYFYNQEEYVRFDSDVGEYRAVTELGRPDAEYWNSQKDYLEQKRGRVDNYCRHNYGVGESFTVQRRVPPKVTVYPAKTQPLQHHSLLVCSVSGFYPGSIEVRWFRNGQEEKAGVVSTGLIQNGDWTFQTLVMLETVPRSGEVYTCQVEHPSVTRPLTVEWRARSESAQSKMLSGVGGFVLGLLFLGAGLFIYFRNQKGEEPLVAGSLHRLSCRKNYGFAEVSSQYMSGPE from the exons ATGGTGTGTCTGAGGCTCCCTGGAGGCTCCTGCGTGGTAGCTCTGACAGTGACACTGATGGTGCTGAGCTCCCCACTGGCTTTGGCTGGGGACACCCAAT CACGTTTCTTGGAGCAGGCTAAGTCTGAGTGTCATTTCTTCAATGGGACAGAGCGGGTGCGGTACCTGGACAGATACTTCTATAACCAGGAGGAGTACGTGCGCTTCGACAGCGACGTGGGGGAGTACCGGGCGGTGACGGAGCTGGGGCGGCCTGATGCCGAGTACTGGAACAGCCAGAAGGACTACCTGGAGCAAAAGCGGGGCCGGGTGGACAATTACTGCAGACACAACTACGGGGTTGGTGAGAGCTTCACAGTGCAGCGGCGAG TCCCTCCTAAGGTGACTGTGTATCCTGCAAAGACCCAGCCCCTGCAGCACCACAGCCTCCTGGTCTGCTCTGTGAGTGGTTTCTATCCAGGCAGCATTGAAGTCAGGTGGTTCCGGAACGGCCAGGAAGAGAAGGCTGGGGTGGTGTCCACAGGCCTGATCCAGAATGGAGACTGGACCTTCCAGACCCTGGTGATGCTGGAAACAGTTCCTCGGAGTGGAGAGGTTTACACCTGCCAAGTGGAGCACCCAAGTGTAACGAGACCTCTcacagtggaatgga GAGCGCGGTCTGAATCTGCACAGAGCAAGATGCTGAGTGGAGTCGGGGGCTTTGTGCTGGGCCTCCTCTTCCTTGGGGCCGGGCTGTTCATCTACTTCAGGAATCAGAAAGGTGAGGAGCCTTTGGTAGCTGGCTCTCTCCATAGACTTTCCTGCAGGAAGAACTATGGCTTTGCTGAAGTTAGTTCTCAGTATATGAGTGGCCCTGAATAA
- the LOC129472868 gene encoding HLA class II histocompatibility antigen, DR beta 3 chain isoform X2 — MVCLRLPGGSCVVALTVTLMVLSSPLALAGDTQSRFLEQAKSECHFFNGTERVRYLDRYFYNQEEYVRFDSDVGEYRAVTELGRPDAEYWNSQKDYLEQKRGRVDNYCRHNYGVGESFTVQRRVPPKVTVYPAKTQPLQHHSLLVCSVSGFYPGSIEVRWFRNGQEEKAGVVSTGLIQNGDWTFQTLVMLETVPRSGEVYTCQVEHPSVTRPLTVEWRARSESAQSKMLSGVGGFVLGLLFLGAGLFIYFRNQKGHSGLQPTGFLS; from the exons ATGGTGTGTCTGAGGCTCCCTGGAGGCTCCTGCGTGGTAGCTCTGACAGTGACACTGATGGTGCTGAGCTCCCCACTGGCTTTGGCTGGGGACACCCAAT CACGTTTCTTGGAGCAGGCTAAGTCTGAGTGTCATTTCTTCAATGGGACAGAGCGGGTGCGGTACCTGGACAGATACTTCTATAACCAGGAGGAGTACGTGCGCTTCGACAGCGACGTGGGGGAGTACCGGGCGGTGACGGAGCTGGGGCGGCCTGATGCCGAGTACTGGAACAGCCAGAAGGACTACCTGGAGCAAAAGCGGGGCCGGGTGGACAATTACTGCAGACACAACTACGGGGTTGGTGAGAGCTTCACAGTGCAGCGGCGAG TCCCTCCTAAGGTGACTGTGTATCCTGCAAAGACCCAGCCCCTGCAGCACCACAGCCTCCTGGTCTGCTCTGTGAGTGGTTTCTATCCAGGCAGCATTGAAGTCAGGTGGTTCCGGAACGGCCAGGAAGAGAAGGCTGGGGTGGTGTCCACAGGCCTGATCCAGAATGGAGACTGGACCTTCCAGACCCTGGTGATGCTGGAAACAGTTCCTCGGAGTGGAGAGGTTTACACCTGCCAAGTGGAGCACCCAAGTGTAACGAGACCTCTcacagtggaatgga GAGCGCGGTCTGAATCTGCACAGAGCAAGATGCTGAGTGGAGTCGGGGGCTTTGTGCTGGGCCTCCTCTTCCTTGGGGCCGGGCTGTTCATCTACTTCAGGAATCAGAAAG GACACTCTGGACTTCAGCCAACAG GATTCCTGAGCTGA